A genomic stretch from Deinococcus radiotolerans includes:
- a CDS encoding DinB family protein, whose translation MTDDTRNQRSQLAFARLLPKLFRGGQAFVGVEASLSGLTEEQATTRPAGLPHSVAELVAHVNWWNRWMLDIIEMGQAQPYPAHAADTWPEVPAADWARVKNEFYELLARIDPHAARPDLSNPVNHEETIGELLADMALHTAHHFGQVVTVRQALGAWPPPGGGDTW comes from the coding sequence ATGACGGATGACACCCGCAATCAACGCTCGCAGCTCGCATTCGCCCGGCTCCTCCCGAAACTGTTCCGGGGTGGGCAGGCGTTCGTGGGCGTGGAGGCGTCCCTCAGCGGCCTCACGGAGGAGCAGGCCACGACGCGCCCGGCGGGCCTGCCCCACAGCGTGGCGGAACTGGTCGCTCACGTGAACTGGTGGAACCGCTGGATGCTGGACATCATCGAGATGGGGCAAGCCCAGCCGTACCCGGCGCACGCGGCCGACACGTGGCCCGAGGTGCCCGCAGCGGACTGGGCGCGCGTGAAGAACGAGTTCTACGAGCTGCTGGCCCGCATTGACCCGCACGCGGCCCGGCCGGACCTGTCCAACCCCGTGAATCACGAGGAGACCATCGGGGAGCTGCTGGCAGACATGGCGCTGCACACCGCGCACCACTTCGGTCAGGTGGTCACGGTGCGGCAGGCGCTGGGCGCGTGGCCCCCTCCTGGCGGCGGCGACACCTGGTAA
- a CDS encoding M48 family metallopeptidase: MNLSGPGAATLRGVYFDGHSSRDRTATLTLGDPVTLTIDGEPAPVVVPAGVVRVDPPIPGVRRVLRLPDGARFETVDSAPLLAWERVSGRNRALRGVAWLEAHWVSAVLAVVVAFTLLGGFIVWGIPALATQAARVTPRGVLASFDTQTLRVLEEQDFIGPSGLPSERQAELQREFREVQLWAAGGYPYRLLLRDGEPAGDLGVGANAFALPNGTIVMTDQLVALARSDRELLGVLAHETGHVTRRHGLATVYQGLGLGLVTTLITGDLVSASTFAAAVPAAILRGGYSRAAESEADRVSASFMLSRYGTTRPLQDILTRLEAEERHGDQQEDPAWLDIFRSHPVTRDRVAALRALDRP; encoded by the coding sequence ATGAACCTCTCCGGGCCGGGCGCGGCCACGCTGCGCGGCGTGTATTTTGACGGCCACAGCAGCCGGGACCGCACGGCGACGCTGACGCTCGGTGACCCGGTGACGTTGACGATAGACGGTGAGCCTGCACCGGTCGTGGTCCCGGCGGGGGTGGTGCGGGTGGACCCTCCGATTCCCGGGGTGCGGCGCGTGCTGCGCCTGCCGGACGGCGCGCGGTTCGAGACGGTGGACTCCGCGCCGCTGCTGGCGTGGGAACGGGTCAGTGGGCGCAACCGGGCGCTGCGGGGCGTGGCGTGGCTGGAAGCGCACTGGGTAAGTGCCGTCCTGGCGGTGGTGGTGGCCTTCACCCTGCTGGGTGGATTCATCGTGTGGGGCATCCCGGCGCTGGCGACGCAGGCCGCGCGGGTCACGCCGCGGGGCGTGCTGGCCTCGTTCGACACGCAGACGCTGCGGGTGCTGGAGGAGCAGGATTTCATCGGGCCCAGCGGTCTGCCCAGCGAGCGGCAGGCGGAGCTGCAACGGGAATTCCGGGAGGTGCAGCTCTGGGCGGCCGGCGGGTACCCGTACCGGCTGCTGCTGCGCGACGGCGAACCGGCCGGTGACCTGGGGGTGGGGGCGAACGCGTTCGCGCTGCCGAACGGCACGATTGTCATGACCGATCAGCTGGTCGCCCTGGCCCGCAGTGACCGCGAGCTTCTGGGGGTGCTGGCGCACGAGACGGGCCACGTCACGCGGCGGCACGGGCTGGCCACGGTGTACCAGGGCCTGGGGCTGGGCCTGGTCACGACGCTGATCACGGGGGACCTGGTCAGTGCCAGTACGTTCGCGGCGGCGGTGCCGGCTGCGATCCTGCGCGGCGGGTATTCCCGCGCGGCCGAGTCGGAAGCGGACCGCGTGTCCGCCAGTTTCATGCTGAGCCGGTACGGCACCACGCGCCCCCTTCAGGACATCCTGACCCGCCTGGAGGCCGAGGAGCGCCACGGGGACCAGCAGGAGGATCCCGCGTGGCTGGATATCTTCCGGTCGCATCCGGTGACCCGTGACCGCGTGGCGGCGCTCAGGGCGCTGGATCGCCCCTAG
- a CDS encoding ROK family protein, whose amino-acid sequence MTAASSPARPAPSSLLALDIGGTSMRAALVQGGRVLERVEARTPRPATPDAVIAAALDLARPLAERAGAVGVACAGAVARGRVTATATHTFPGWVDVALAERLGSGLNLPCAALNDARAAAWGEFAAGAGVGTTEFMFVTVSTGVGAGLVLGGQLHLAGNGLDAELGFVSVPAHWHAGTPTPAGRLAPMEFESSGTALNARGVTLGYADARALCDAAEAGNASADAEYRHSASALAWKIADIAALLGVTRVALGGSVGLRAGYLSRVREALGAFPERYRPEVVHAALGADAGLIGAALWAQRMAEQPAAP is encoded by the coding sequence GTGACTGCTGCTTCCTCGCCTGCCCGCCCCGCTCCGTCTTCCCTGCTGGCCCTGGATATCGGGGGGACCAGCATGCGCGCGGCGCTCGTGCAGGGGGGCCGCGTGCTGGAGCGCGTGGAGGCCCGCACGCCCCGCCCGGCCACGCCGGACGCGGTGATCGCGGCGGCGCTGGACCTGGCGCGGCCCCTGGCGGAGCGTGCGGGCGCGGTGGGCGTGGCCTGCGCGGGTGCGGTGGCGCGGGGCCGCGTGACCGCCACCGCCACGCATACCTTTCCCGGCTGGGTGGACGTTGCCCTGGCTGAGCGGTTGGGCTCAGGGCTGAACCTGCCGTGTGCCGCGCTGAATGACGCGCGGGCCGCCGCGTGGGGGGAGTTCGCGGCTGGCGCGGGGGTGGGCACGACGGAGTTCATGTTCGTGACCGTCAGCACGGGGGTGGGCGCGGGCCTGGTGCTGGGTGGGCAGCTGCACCTGGCGGGCAACGGGCTGGACGCGGAGCTGGGCTTCGTGAGTGTCCCGGCGCACTGGCATGCGGGCACGCCCACCCCGGCGGGGCGGCTGGCCCCGATGGAGTTCGAGTCGAGCGGGACGGCCCTGAACGCCCGCGGCGTCACGCTGGGGTACGCGGACGCCCGCGCCCTGTGCGACGCCGCCGAGGCGGGGAATGCCTCGGCGGACGCAGAGTACCGGCATTCGGCGTCTGCGCTGGCGTGGAAGATTGCGGATATTGCGGCCCTGCTGGGCGTGACGCGTGTGGCGTTGGGTGGCAGCGTGGGTCTGCGCGCCGGGTATCTCTCGCGGGTGCGTGAGGCGCTGGGGGCGTTCCCGGAACGCTACCGGCCCGAAGTGGTGCACGCGGCGCTGGGGGCGGATGCGGGACTGATTGGCGCGGCCCTGTGGGCCCAGCGCATGGCCGAGCAGCCTGCGGCGCCGTAA
- a CDS encoding DUF4180 domain-containing protein — MNPQQSLNIRTLPELGVQVVHAADIPEVIGATFGLDGLLLRDADLGPDFLNLKTGLLGELFQKFVNYRLPVALVVTDPDRYGPRFTELAREHARHPLIRFVPDEAAGRAWLHRQTAPHPTHPQ; from the coding sequence ATGAATCCGCAACAGTCCCTGAACATCCGGACGCTGCCCGAACTGGGCGTGCAGGTCGTGCACGCCGCCGATATTCCAGAGGTGATCGGCGCGACCTTCGGCCTGGACGGCCTGCTGCTGCGGGATGCCGACCTGGGACCAGACTTCCTGAACCTGAAGACGGGGCTGCTGGGTGAGCTGTTCCAGAAGTTCGTGAACTACCGCCTGCCCGTCGCGCTGGTGGTGACTGATCCGGACCGCTACGGGCCGCGCTTCACGGAACTCGCCCGGGAGCACGCCCGGCATCCACTCATCCGCTTCGTGCCAGACGAGGCGGCAGGGCGGGCGTGGCTGCACCGGCAGACCGCGCCCCACCCCACGCACCCTCAGTAG
- a CDS encoding L-glutamate gamma-semialdehyde dehydrogenase: MSSTLMEGFLPFEHEPYFNFRDEQVAGRQRAAFEQVRQKYLGRTFPLIVNGQEVQGSGTFDVHNPADNREVVWSFQKATPAQLDDAVKAAQQAFEEWRFTEPFQRATIFKRAAELLRARRMEFNAVMTLENGKNWAEADGEVAESVDHFEVFAREAMRWASGKPVYPMPDEHVTTVYEPLGVVACISPWNFPSAIPLGMALGALAAGNTVIWKPASETPLSSYLMIELLFEAGLPRGTVQFLTGTDDVLGDPLVDHPGVRMIAFTGSKEIGCRIYERAARVQPGQKWLKRVIAEMGGKDPTVVCADGDLEAAATGIVQAAFGYSGQKCSACSRVIVEESVYDDLLNKVVERAKSLKVGLPEENADLGPVITQGSAERIAKYVQEGQGRVRLLLGGETPDVGERVGGYVGPTILADVESNDPLFQEEIFGPVLAFTKARDWEHAIELANDSEYGLTAAFYSRDPRKIDEARRKMHVGNLYINRKCTGALSGTHAFGGYGMSGTNAKVGGPDYLFWFLQTKTIAQRY; the protein is encoded by the coding sequence ATGAGCAGCACCCTGATGGAAGGGTTCCTTCCCTTCGAGCACGAACCGTACTTCAACTTCCGTGATGAGCAGGTGGCCGGGCGCCAGCGCGCCGCGTTCGAGCAGGTGCGCCAGAAGTACCTGGGGCGCACGTTCCCGCTGATCGTGAACGGCCAGGAGGTGCAGGGCAGCGGCACCTTCGACGTGCACAATCCCGCCGACAACCGCGAGGTCGTCTGGTCCTTCCAGAAGGCCACGCCCGCCCAGCTGGACGACGCCGTGAAGGCCGCGCAGCAGGCCTTCGAGGAGTGGCGCTTCACCGAGCCGTTCCAGCGGGCCACGATCTTCAAGCGCGCCGCCGAGCTGCTGCGCGCGCGCCGCATGGAATTCAACGCCGTCATGACGCTGGAAAACGGCAAGAACTGGGCCGAGGCGGACGGTGAGGTCGCGGAGTCCGTGGATCACTTCGAGGTGTTCGCGCGCGAGGCGATGCGCTGGGCGAGCGGCAAGCCCGTGTACCCCATGCCCGACGAACACGTCACGACCGTGTACGAGCCGCTGGGCGTCGTGGCCTGCATCAGCCCGTGGAACTTCCCCAGCGCGATTCCGCTGGGCATGGCGCTGGGCGCGCTGGCCGCCGGGAACACCGTCATCTGGAAACCCGCGTCCGAGACGCCGCTGTCCTCGTACCTGATGATTGAGCTGCTGTTCGAGGCCGGGCTGCCGCGCGGGACCGTGCAGTTCCTGACCGGCACGGACGACGTGCTCGGCGATCCGCTGGTGGATCACCCGGGCGTGCGGATGATCGCGTTCACGGGCAGCAAGGAGATCGGCTGCCGCATCTACGAGCGCGCCGCGCGGGTGCAGCCCGGGCAGAAGTGGCTCAAACGCGTGATTGCCGAGATGGGCGGCAAGGACCCCACGGTCGTGTGCGCCGACGGGGACCTTGAGGCCGCCGCGACCGGCATCGTGCAGGCGGCGTTCGGGTACAGCGGGCAGAAGTGCAGCGCCTGCTCACGCGTGATCGTCGAGGAGAGCGTGTACGACGACCTGCTGAACAAGGTGGTCGAGAGGGCCAAGAGCCTGAAGGTGGGCCTGCCCGAGGAGAATGCCGACCTGGGCCCCGTCATCACGCAGGGCAGTGCCGAGCGCATTGCGAAGTACGTGCAGGAGGGGCAGGGCCGTGTGCGCCTGCTGCTCGGCGGCGAGACGCCGGATGTGGGTGAGCGCGTGGGCGGCTACGTGGGGCCCACCATCCTCGCGGATGTGGAGTCAAACGATCCTCTGTTCCAAGAGGAGATCTTCGGGCCGGTGCTGGCCTTCACGAAGGCGCGCGACTGGGAGCACGCCATTGAACTGGCGAACGACAGCGAGTACGGCCTGACCGCCGCGTTCTACTCCCGCGATCCACGTAAAATTGACGAGGCCCGCCGGAAGATGCACGTGGGGAACCTGTACATCAACCGCAAGTGCACGGGCGCCCTGAGCGGCACCCATGCGTTCGGCGGGTACGGCATGAGCGGCACGAACGCCAAGGTGGGCGGCCCGGACTACCTGTTCTGGTTCCTGCAGACCAAGACCATCGCGCAGCGCTACTGA
- a CDS encoding aminotransferase family protein yields the protein MSNVFYRSSRTYPVAVRAGGVFIETQDGRSFLDGSSGALVANIGHGRVAVAQAMAGQAAQLAFVHGSQFTSDVLEAYASRLADFLHLPAYRFWAVSGGSEANESAIKLARQYHVERGEPGRFKVITRVPSYHGASLGALAASGMGARREVYAPLIREDAWPKMPKPDPALSGEADAERLRAVLEAAGPESVAAFICEPVVGASDAALAPNAGYHARMAQICREYGVLFVADEVMSGMGRCGAPLAVRLGGDVTPDIVVLGKGLAAGYAPLAGLMASPQLYDTVMGGSGAFKHGFTYSGHPVSVAAGLSVLDIVEQEGLVQAARERGAQLLSGLEALKERYPQVLAVRGQGLLLGVVLGDPATGQALNRPGLADRVAAAAREEGLLTYPGSGAVDGVRGDHLLLGPPLSITAPEVDLLLERLDRALAAAPV from the coding sequence ATGTCGAACGTGTTTTACCGCAGCAGCAGGACGTACCCGGTCGCCGTGCGTGCCGGGGGCGTGTTCATCGAGACGCAGGATGGCCGCTCGTTCCTGGACGGGTCGTCCGGGGCGCTCGTGGCGAACATCGGGCATGGACGCGTGGCCGTGGCGCAGGCGATGGCCGGTCAGGCGGCGCAACTGGCGTTCGTGCACGGTTCGCAGTTCACGAGTGACGTGCTGGAGGCGTACGCCTCGCGCCTCGCGGACTTCCTGCACCTGCCCGCGTACCGCTTCTGGGCGGTGTCGGGAGGTTCGGAGGCGAACGAGAGCGCGATCAAGCTGGCCCGCCAGTACCACGTGGAGCGGGGCGAGCCGGGGCGCTTCAAGGTCATCACGCGCGTTCCCAGTTACCACGGGGCGTCGCTGGGCGCGCTGGCGGCGTCGGGGATGGGCGCGCGCCGGGAGGTCTACGCGCCCCTGATCCGCGAGGACGCCTGGCCGAAGATGCCGAAACCCGACCCTGCCCTGAGCGGCGAGGCGGACGCCGAGCGGCTGCGCGCCGTGCTGGAGGCGGCCGGCCCGGAATCGGTCGCGGCATTCATCTGCGAGCCGGTGGTGGGCGCCTCAGACGCGGCGCTCGCCCCGAACGCCGGGTACCACGCCCGGATGGCCCAGATCTGCCGGGAGTACGGCGTGCTGTTCGTGGCGGACGAGGTCATGAGTGGCATGGGCCGATGCGGCGCGCCGCTGGCCGTGCGCCTGGGCGGGGACGTCACGCCGGACATCGTGGTGCTCGGCAAGGGCCTGGCGGCCGGGTACGCGCCCCTGGCGGGCCTGATGGCCAGCCCGCAGCTCTACGACACGGTCATGGGCGGCAGCGGAGCCTTCAAACACGGCTTCACGTACTCGGGACATCCGGTCAGCGTGGCGGCAGGCCTGAGCGTCCTGGACATCGTGGAGCAGGAGGGACTGGTGCAGGCGGCCCGCGAGCGCGGCGCGCAACTCCTGTCGGGTCTGGAGGCCCTGAAGGAGCGGTACCCGCAGGTTCTGGCCGTGCGCGGGCAGGGGCTGCTGCTGGGCGTGGTCCTGGGCGACCCCGCCACCGGGCAGGCGCTCAACCGGCCTGGACTGGCCGACCGGGTGGCGGCAGCGGCCCGTGAGGAGGGCCTGCTGACCTACCCGGGGTCCGGGGCAGTGGACGGCGTGCGTGGGGACCACCTGCTGCTGGGGCCGCCGCTGAGCATCACGGCGCCCGAGGTGGACCTGCTGCTGGAACGCCTGGACCGGGCGCTGGCAGCCGCACCGGTCTGA